The Ignisphaera sp. genome segment AGTTTTTCGTTGGTGGCTATAGGGTAGGGGGATTTATATCGGCTATGACATATGCAGCAACAACCTATAGTGCCTTTATGATGGTTGGTTTAGCAGGTCTAACATTCGCAACTGGGGTTGCATCTCTTGGTTTTGAGCTTGTCTACCTTGCCTCGACGATACTCATACTATCTACTGTAGGTGTCTACATGTGGTATGAGGCTAGGGCTAGGGGGTGGGTCAGCCCAACAGACATGCTATCAGATTTTTATGGCTCTAGAGCACTCGGTATTATAGTAGCCATCCTCTACCTATTCGCATTAGTGCCATACACATCAGCACAGCTCAAGGGCATTGGAGAGGTTTTCAACGCTGTTGGAATAAGCTATGAGATGGGCGTCTTGTTTGGAGCAATTGCAATAGCTTTGTGGACAGTTGTAGCCGGTCTGTGGAGTGTTGCAACGACAGATGCTTTTCAGGGGATATGGATGATTGTAGGAGCTATAGCGTTTTTTGTGTGGGTGTTGCAATTCCTCTTGCCGTCAGCTGGGATAGACTGGAACAGGTTTGTAGACCTATTGACCAGAAACCAGAATCTGCTGTCGTTCACATGGAGCACACAGATGTTTGTTGGTATGACGCTCCCATGGATATTCTTTGCATTGACAAACCCACAAGTTGTCCAAAGAATCTATATACCGAGGGATGAGAGGGCCTACAAAAGGATGGTGAGATACTTCTCCATCTACGGCTTCATCTACACACTTCTCTGCGTTGTTCTGGGGCTGGCCTATAGAGCTTATCTAGAGGGTGTTGGGATGGTGGGCAAGTTCATGGGCAACAGAGATGCTGTTGCACCATACATAATATCTCTGTCCCATCCAATACTAGCATCGATTGTCTACGTATCCATAGTAGCAGCTGCAATATCAACGGCAGACTCAATAGTATTGTCTGCTGCAAGTGCAGTTACAAGAGAACTCTATGAGAAGGTAGCTAAAAACCCAAGGGAATCAACATCAAAAGCGTTTTCATATACATCAATAGCCATAATAATGGTTCTTTCAACAATATTTGCCATAGCTAGGATAGGGTATGTAGCAGAGCTCTCTGTAGCATCATCAGCTTACCTACTCCCACTAGCACCAATAACACTTGTGGGCATGTTGAAAAAGGGTTTAGGTAGGTGGAGACCAGTAGCATCACTAGCACTTGGAGAAGCTATAGCAATATATGCAACAATCCTCTACGGACCTGCAAAGATGCTCACAACACAAATAGCCTTTGGAGTACCAACACCACTGTGGATACTAATAGTATCGACAATACCGCTCCTCATATAGAGAAAGGATGGATAGATACCTTGCCCACTTAGCGAAGTTTAAATACTTATCTTAGTAATTAAATTTTAGTGTTGAACATAATCAGCAATCAAAGGTGTTGATCTAGTGTTTGATAGTGCTGAAGAAAAAGTAAGAGGAAAATGGCTATATGTATTGGTAGCTGTTGCAGCAATTGCTGTTGGTGGCTGGAGAACAAGTTTCTCCATTTTTCTCAGACCTTTGATGAGCTACTTCGGTCTAGAAGCTGTTACACCTATAGCAACAGGCTTCACATTAACAAGCCTTGCCGCAGTATTTTCATCGCCTTTCCTAGGAACACTATATGACAGAAGAGGTCCCGGCATAGTGATCTACATAGGTGCTATAACACAGCTTGTATCAGCTCTACTCTTGTACGCAGTTAAGTTCTATCCGTGGAGCATATCGATGTGGCTATGGTATGCCAGTAGTGTTGTAGGGGGTCTAGGCTCTCCTGCGCTCATAATAGCCTTCAATCCGAGCCTGGTTAGTCTATTCCCTACTAGACCAGACGTAGCCTTGGCCATTGCCCAGAGCAGTAGCTATCTATCTCTAACACTGTGGACACCACTCTTAAAGGTCATGATGAAGAGTTTCGACATGTTTGCACCCTTTCTAATATTGCCGTTCATCTCTCTGTCGATCATAATTGCAAGTGGCAAAATATACTCCAACCTTAGGTTAGAAAGAGCAGAAACGCAAAAGGCTTCGAGAGGTATTAGCGGAGTTTCAAGGCCTTTTATAATGACGCTTATACCTATATTCCTCATAGCCACCTCCTCAACTATGCTTATGCAGTTCTTAGCCCCTATAATAGTAGATTTTTGTATTGCTTCTGGTGTAGATGCAGAAGTGGCAAGTGAAGTTTATGTACCACTAGTCATGAGTGTGTCTGGTATTCTGCAAAGTTTAGGAGCCTTTGCATGGGGATTTGCCGCTATGCAGCTAAGTGTTTTTGTGGCACTTCCCCTTCTATATTCTCTAGAGACCGTTACAGTCCTCCTAGCTCTAAGCCTTACTAGATATGGTGTGTACCCAGTTATCACAATGCTATGGCTAAGATTTCTAGCATATGGAGGAGAGCCTGTAATCCACATGCTTCTCATACCAACACTATTCGGTAGAGAGAACATAGGGAAGTTGCTCGGTGTACAAACATCGACTGTGATGCTAGCATCCATTGTCGGGCCACTAATAGGGGGTCTGGCAAGAGATTTCAATGGAACATACCTAACAACAGCTTTACTCGCAGGAATAGTCTCTCTAGCAGCAACAATCATAGCAATCACAATTATAACACTGCTGAAGAGAGAACAGCGTCAAAATCGTTGATGTGGCATAATGAGAGCTAAATTGTTTGGATCCTTAATTTGCGTAGGGAGAGATGATTAAGGATTAAACAATTTAGTTAAGTATAGTTTTCTCTATAAAACAGAGTTTAGCTAGGGACAGCAACTCCTGGAAAGGGTCATCAATATGCAGCCCCTTCAGCATAAGACATATTACAAGACATTACATCCAAGCATTTTCACAAAATCTTTATGCTCTCTCCAAACTACTTCATCTCATTCTTCTCACATAGCTTTTCTTTAGAGCATCATCAAGAAGATGTTAGGTTTCATTGGGTTTGAACATATCTATTAAAATGTTGCTGACAAACTGCAGGGAGTGTCTAAATATTGATACGTGGTGTTGATGTCTAGTAACAGTGTGGGAGACCAGAATAATGGATGTATTTTATGATTGTTCTAGCTTATTCTAAGGTTATAAAGTTTTATAAGCCTTTAAGTCAATGAATATGGCGTGTAATCTTGGGTTTTCGAGACCCTTGTCTGAATCGTGGTAAGGGCTAGGGAGAATGTGAAATGAAGGTGGAGGATATAAGTGTCTGCTCTATACATTACTGTGTGGTGGGGATCATTGGTTTCTAGATATATGGATTGGCTGAGACAGTCTGAGAGGAATTTGAGTTCTGCGCATATTAACTATCGTGAGGGTTTGTATGAGGAGGCGTGTTTCGAGTCTCATCAGGCTGCTGAGAAGGCTGTTAAGGCTCTTCTAAACTATTTTCATAGAGAGAGGAGAGGCCACTCGCTCCTCTACCTAGTTTCTGAGGTTTCTGTTGAGGTGCCAGAGGATGTGAGGAGATGTGTTTTAGAGTTAGATAAACACTATATCCCCACTAGATACCCAGATGTATATGATGAGGGTGCCCCTCTAGACTACTACTCTAGAGAAGATGCCGATAGATGTTTGGAATGTGCTAAGAGGATTGTAGAGTGGGTGAAGAGCATTGTTAGATGATTTGAAGAGCTTGGTTGAAAGCTATAGAAATAGGTTTTCGCTAAAACTTGTTGTGCTCTTTGGCTCTAGGGCGAGGGGGAACTACACAGATGAAAGCGATATTGATATTTTGGTTGTTGCAGATAACCTCCCGAAAGACCCTAGAGAAGCGTTCTCAATGTTGCGAGACGCTAGGTATCCTAGTGTCAACCCCATAGGCTTCAACACAGAGGTGTTCCTCAAGAAACTTAGATCTGGCAGCACATTTCTACTCGAAATACTAGATGAAGGTGCTGTCCTATACGCAGACAAAGAGTTTTACACAATGGTAATGAAAATCTATGAAGATGTGAGGAGAAGATATGTTAGAAGGGGAAAAACATGGATCGAAATCTCCGAGCAGTAGCAAAAATACGATACAAGATCAAGGCTTCTCCAAAACACTATCAGCCAACCTCAGAATACTTCAACCGCGGAAGTCAATAAAGCTATACACAAATATTCGATGATCTGCTTCAGCTATGGGCTCATCAATGCAGTGCTACATACAGCTTTTCTTTTTAATATAGCTTTTTACTGTTTGCTCTTTGCATCTATTCCATTGAATTCAATGAACTTCATCAATCATAGGACATACTCTTACAACTGAAAGCCTCGTCCTTCGAAGCAAGGCGTTTTTATGATCATTTAACATAAAGTCTCTAAAATTTAAAGGCTAAATTGTAGAAGTTTTTGAGGTGTTGTAGATGGTGGTTACAGATCCAAAAAGGGCTTTTGAATGTTCTCAGGTTGTGGCGCATATTACGCTGGCGGAAAAGCATCTTGAAGAGGGTAGGAATTTAATTGATGGAGATCCTGTTCAAGCGAGTGAGAAGCTCTACAAGGCTGCTGGGGGGTGTGTAAAGGCCCTAGCCCCATATCTAAACCTTGAGGAAATAGTTGTAGAGGCTGAGGAGAGGGGTAGATGGACTGCGACAGAGCTGGAGAAGGCTGTTCTGAGGGCTGCTCAGAAAATCGGGGAGTGGATACTAGGCTCCTGGAACCATGCATGGGCACTTCATGTATGGGGCTTCCACGAAGCAAATCTCGACGCTGAAGACATTAGAGCAAGGCTGCCATACATAGAGAAGATTGTGATAGAAACAAAGAAGATAATCTCTGCAAAGTATAGAGTCTCATTAAAGAGTCTACAGCATCTATGCACAATAGTTATACAGCAACACAGGCCTTTTGCTACCAACTCCTATATTTCTGTCCTTCTCCATAATGTAGAGAACAAGACTTTGAACAAGATCTTTCTCTATCAAACCACGAAAGTCATTTAATTCGCAAATGCTTTGAAAGCATTCGGCGCATTCTCCAAACTCCGTTCCTAACAACTACATCCACGCATCTCGATTAATCAATATCTGAATCTTGTAATCTGATACAGGTCAAGGCTGCGATAATTTAATTCAACACCTACGGAAGCTCGTCTCCACCAGAGACTTCCATAGATTATGCAATGAGCAGATGAAAGTTTTTAAGGGTTTAGTAGCAGATAATGGAAAGAGATGAAAGGTCTGGAATTCTATTTTCTAGGATCAAAAGCCTATAAGATTTAAAATTTGGTTTTGGGGAGGTTGGGGGTGTTAGCTGGTTGAGTTGATTTGATTAATGTTTTTAAGTTTGGGTCTAATACGCTACATTAGGTGTTTTTCATGAGAGAATCGTTTTCATCAGTTTTGGCAATACTGTTAACATTGTTTGTATCGGTATTTGCTGTAGTGCCAGATGTTTTGTCTGAGTCTAGGCTTGTGTACAGCTATGAGTATGAGGGTTTGCGTCTACAGGTTTATGCACCCTATCAGGCGAGGGCTGGTGGAAATATTGTTGTTAGGGTTAGGGTGGAGGCTCTCGAGAATCTATATAGTGTTACAGTCTATCTGGAATTGAGAGGCTCTAGAAACTACGGATATGGCTCGTGGAGCTATGGCTGGTACCACCTGCAGGGTATCGATCTATCTTCCGGTGTTGTGAGAGATGAGACGTACAGCATTTCAATACCATCGGACGTGGACTCCGGTCTAATCTACGGCTGTGTCTATCTGAGCTGGTCTCGCTACGAACTGCTCATCCAGAGGAGCTACACACATAGAAGCTGCTTCAATGTTGCATATCTAACAATTCTTCTAGAGAGCTACCAATCTCTACAACAAAGCTATAGTAGATTGATATTAGAACACAACGAAACACTTTCAAAGTACATGAACCTAATCTCTGATTACAATAATCTAAAATCGATGTATAGCACCCTAGAGGATAAGTACAACAAGCTTGTGAGCGAGTACACCAATCTTCAATCGAATTACACCAAACTCTCTTCCAACTACGAATATCTCAATAGAGAATATAACAATCTATCCAAAAAATATAACGAATTACAATCAAGCTACAGCGACCTCCAAACAAAATACAATGCCATATCAAATGAACTGGCACTCAGTAAAGCACTAAACTACACCCTTGGAGCAGTCTCAGTAGCTCTTCTGATAGCAATAGTCATTCTAGTCGCTAGAGGGCAGAGGATCAGAGAAAGGCAAGTCGATATGTCTTCGAAGATTTGAATCAGAGGGCTTGGGATGGCGCATTTTCAATAACATCTATTTGTTTTATTGTGTAAGGAGAAGAATAAATAGAGAATACAATCCTGTTGGAGCGAATTTAGGGGCATATTATCGCTGTAATGATGTATGCAGCTGTGATTATTGCCATGAACACATAGTCTCTTTTCCCCATTCTAAGGCTTTTGTAAAAACTTCTCCTTGTGCTATATCCAAACCCTTTGATTTCGAGGGCCTCTGCCAAGTCCTTTGCTCTGAGAAGCGAGCATATAGTAGTTGGTATCAGTATTGGTGTGAGCGACTTCACCTTTTGTCTAATACCACCCTTCTCTAGTTCTAGTCCCCTAGATCTCTGAGCATCATATATGTTCTTCATTTCTGTGAATATCAATGGAATGAACCTGTAAGCCACTATGAATGGGTATAGATATGTGTATCTAATGCCCATTTTTGCAAGCCCCTGAATGAGGTCTGATGGGGTGGTGGTAGCCACTAATATGAGTATGGGGATTGCCAATACAACTATACGCATAAGGGCTTTTGCTTGGGCCTCGAGGATTTCTATCCAATCAATTGTTTCTGCAAACATTATTGGCAGCAGTATGTTCAGACCCATTATAATGACTATGAATGGTGCCAAGCCCTTTATAAAACTGGAAAGCTTTGTTAGAATATCTTTATAGAGCGTTGCCATGCCAATGTTGATTAAAGCTAAGATCGCCAACCCAGCAATACTATTCACAGCTATGATGGCAACAACTGTCGAAGTTATGTAGAACAACTTTGTTCTTGGGTCTAGGAAATGGTAGAACCCCCTATCCTCATTAAAGCTCAATGCAATAGCTATGTCCTCAAAGAATCTTTTTGCCATTGCTAAAAACACCTTTTAATAATCTCCGCAAATTCCTTAGCGTTCAACGGATTTGCACAGATATCTAGTTTTAAGGTCTTTGCCAGTCTCACTATTTGTGGAAGACGCAACACATTATTCTCTTCTGTCTTTGGCAGGTACAGAACATCTCTAAGACTCCCCTCATCAACGACCCTACCGTTATACATAACGATAACTCTATCCACATTTGCTTTAGACAAGAACTCCATGTCATGTGTGACTACAACTATCGTTTTGTTCTTTTCCCGAAGTCTACTAATTATTTCTAGGAGCTCCATCTTGAGCGCATAGTCTATACCTGCTGTGGGTTCGTCTAATACAATAACGTCTGGTTCGTAGGCAACGATACTTGCTATAGCTAGTCTTCTTTGCTCGCCAACAGAGAGTTCATATGGAGATTTATAAGCGACGTGCCTCAGTTTAAACATGTCAAGGATTTTCATCGCTTTATCTTCTGAACATTCTACTCCCATGTTCCTCAGAGTAAACATTATCTCCTTTATTGCTGCCTCCTCAAAGAATTGGTGAAGTGGGTTCTGAAACACTATGCCAACATGTCTAGCCAGCTCAGCCACACTATACATCTTCGTGTCTTTGCCAAAAACCTTCACATAGCCTCTCACAGGCTTCAAAAGACCGTTGAAGTGCTTTATGAGAGTTGTTTTTCCAGAGCCGTTGGGGCCTACAATAGCAAGCATCTCCCCCCTGTAGATATTCAGATTAATACCCCTTAAAACATATTTGTTACCTGAATAAGCATACCAAACATTGTCTAACGATATTGCAACCTCTTTGCCTTCAGATCCTACTGCATTTCTACTAGTATCAACATTTCTGCACTTACATACTCCTTGAGTTAAGTATCTACCTAAGACTTTGGCAGCATCCTCTACAGAGAAAATGGGTTTCACACCAATACTAATAGCAAGCTCTGTGACAGGGGGTACCTCTACACCAGATTCAATGAGATATTGTATACTGTCCTTGGCTCTGCCATCAAAAATTATCTTCTTATTCAAAACGATTACTCTTGTTGCATATCCAAGCAACTCCGATAATCTATGCTCAATAACCACAACAGTTATGCCATTTTCTCGATTGACTCTAGTGAGAATGGAAAGCAGATTCTCTACGCTAGTGGGGTCTATGTGTGCCAGTGGCTCATCTAATATCAGAATCTTCGGCTTGTAGACGAGAACACTGCCGATAACCACCTTCTGGGCCTCTCCACCAGACAAGGTATATGTTGTCCTGTTCAGTAGATGTTGAATTTCAAGATTTTTTGAAACCTCATATATCCTCTCCCTAATTACTCTAGGGTCATACAAAAGATTCTCAAGTCCGAAAGTAAGCTCCTCTTCTACAAGCAAATTAGCAATCTGGTTTTCGGGAACCTGTAGAACAACACCGACCCTGCCTATAACCCCTCTAACCCCCTTCTCGATTACGTTGATTCCATCAATATATACCTCTCCACTAAGCCTCCCACCATAAATCCCAGGTATTAAACCTGTCAAGATTTTGCAAAGTGTTGACTTGCCCCCACCAGACGGGCCTGTTATGATAGCAAACTCTCCATAATCAATTTTAAAGTTTATGTCTTGCAAAGCTGGGGTATCTAAGTTTGGGTAAAAATATGTTAGGTTTCTAACCTCTATGGCCACACCCTATCACTTTCTACTGCCTTGCCACTCCCTCAAATACCTTATGTGCAGAATTTCGGATAGTCCTGGCACTCTAGTTAGAGCCTTTATAAGCGGTATGGCCACGACAAACGCCACTATAGCCTCTAGGACATACTCCACTAGGTAGAACATTGGGCTCACAAGATACAGGCTCCTCACTTTAGAGACTTTGGTGATGCCAAATATATCTCTATACACCTGTGGTAGTGCAAATATGAAGCAGCCAAAAGCCTTGTCAAGCTCTCTACTAATGAACATCGTAATGTATAGAGCTATGTAAAATAGGAATGTGTTTTGCTTTTTGCTAATCCTATTCACAATTATCATTAAGATTGGTGTGAGAATTAATGCAGCAATTTTGTCGTAAAATGCCACTAGATATACGTACCAATACTCCGTCACAGGATAGAATGGCGGTGTAAATATTGATGCTATAAGCATTGCTAGCATGACTATGGATACCTCAACCCACCTCTTCTTCACAAGCATTCCAGCACCAAAAGCTGATAAGGGTGCTGCAAGCAAAAATGGAACCCCATAAATGTTTGGCGTAGGAACAAAGGTCTTTATAGCATTCCCTATGAGTACAGCCAAAAACCCTATGTAAGGCCCTAGAACAATTCCGAATACAGGTGATAGTGAAGCACCAATCTCCATCCTTATATTTGGCAACCCAATTACAGGTATGCCTGGTAGCCACAACAATATGTAGTATATTGCAGCGCCAATACCTGCAAAGGCCACTATAAGCGATGCCCTATATCTCGCACCTAAACCTTCTTTCAACGACATTCTTTATCCCTGTGTAGCATGCTACACAAGAAAACTTAAGCTTTGCTAGGCAAGAAAACTACACAGCGAGGAATAGGCCATGAGCAATAAAGAGAACAACTTTTGGCCTTTCATAGTCTTTATGCCAATAGATGTGGATAAAAGGGCCTTATTTCTATCAACTCTTTTCTCATCTAAGATAACCATAGACGTTCTTAGATTGTTTAAATGGGATGAAGATCTATG includes the following:
- a CDS encoding sodium:solute symporter family protein, which translates into the protein MILIFIVMLVIFFVSGTAIAFLSRRYLGVGSKEFFVGGYRVGGFISAMTYAATTYSAFMMVGLAGLTFATGVASLGFELVYLASTILILSTVGVYMWYEARARGWVSPTDMLSDFYGSRALGIIVAILYLFALVPYTSAQLKGIGEVFNAVGISYEMGVLFGAIAIALWTVVAGLWSVATTDAFQGIWMIVGAIAFFVWVLQFLLPSAGIDWNRFVDLLTRNQNLLSFTWSTQMFVGMTLPWIFFALTNPQVVQRIYIPRDERAYKRMVRYFSIYGFIYTLLCVVLGLAYRAYLEGVGMVGKFMGNRDAVAPYIISLSHPILASIVYVSIVAAAISTADSIVLSAASAVTRELYEKVAKNPRESTSKAFSYTSIAIIMVLSTIFAIARIGYVAELSVASSAYLLPLAPITLVGMLKKGLGRWRPVASLALGEAIAIYATILYGPAKMLTTQIAFGVPTPLWILIVSTIPLLI
- a CDS encoding HEPN domain-containing protein; this encodes MVSRYMDWLRQSERNLSSAHINYREGLYEEACFESHQAAEKAVKALLNYFHRERRGHSLLYLVSEVSVEVPEDVRRCVLELDKHYIPTRYPDVYDEGAPLDYYSREDADRCLECAKRIVEWVKSIVR
- a CDS encoding nucleotidyltransferase domain-containing protein, whose protein sequence is MLDDLKSLVESYRNRFSLKLVVLFGSRARGNYTDESDIDILVVADNLPKDPREAFSMLRDARYPSVNPIGFNTEVFLKKLRSGSTFLLEILDEGAVLYADKEFYTMVMKIYEDVRRRYVRRGKTWIEISEQ
- a CDS encoding PaREP1 family protein, producing MVVTDPKRAFECSQVVAHITLAEKHLEEGRNLIDGDPVQASEKLYKAAGGCVKALAPYLNLEEIVVEAEERGRWTATELEKAVLRAAQKIGEWILGSWNHAWALHVWGFHEANLDAEDIRARLPYIEKIVIETKKIISAKYRVSLKSLQHLCTIVIQQHRPFATNSYISVLLHNVENKTLNKIFLYQTTKVI
- a CDS encoding energy-coupling factor transporter transmembrane component T; its protein translation is MAKRFFEDIAIALSFNEDRGFYHFLDPRTKLFYITSTVVAIIAVNSIAGLAILALINIGMATLYKDILTKLSSFIKGLAPFIVIIMGLNILLPIMFAETIDWIEILEAQAKALMRIVVLAIPILILVATTTPSDLIQGLAKMGIRYTYLYPFIVAYRFIPLIFTEMKNIYDAQRSRGLELEKGGIRQKVKSLTPILIPTTICSLLRAKDLAEALEIKGFGYSTRRSFYKSLRMGKRDYVFMAIITAAYIITAIICP
- a CDS encoding energy-coupling factor transporter ATPase, which encodes MAIEVRNLTYFYPNLDTPALQDINFKIDYGEFAIITGPSGGGKSTLCKILTGLIPGIYGGRLSGEVYIDGINVIEKGVRGVIGRVGVVLQVPENQIANLLVEEELTFGLENLLYDPRVIRERIYEVSKNLEIQHLLNRTTYTLSGGEAQKVVIGSVLVYKPKILILDEPLAHIDPTSVENLLSILTRVNRENGITVVVIEHRLSELLGYATRVIVLNKKIIFDGRAKDSIQYLIESGVEVPPVTELAISIGVKPIFSVEDAAKVLGRYLTQGVCKCRNVDTSRNAVGSEGKEVAISLDNVWYAYSGNKYVLRGINLNIYRGEMLAIVGPNGSGKTTLIKHFNGLLKPVRGYVKVFGKDTKMYSVAELARHVGIVFQNPLHQFFEEAAIKEIMFTLRNMGVECSEDKAMKILDMFKLRHVAYKSPYELSVGEQRRLAIASIVAYEPDVIVLDEPTAGIDYALKMELLEIISRLREKNKTIVVVTHDMEFLSKANVDRVIVMYNGRVVDEGSLRDVLYLPKTEENNVLRLPQIVRLAKTLKLDICANPLNAKEFAEIIKRCF
- a CDS encoding ECF transporter S component, encoding MSLKEGLGARYRASLIVAFAGIGAAIYYILLWLPGIPVIGLPNIRMEIGASLSPVFGIVLGPYIGFLAVLIGNAIKTFVPTPNIYGVPFLLAAPLSAFGAGMLVKKRWVEVSIVMLAMLIASIFTPPFYPVTEYWYVYLVAFYDKIAALILTPILMIIVNRISKKQNTFLFYIALYITMFISRELDKAFGCFIFALPQVYRDIFGITKVSKVRSLYLVSPMFYLVEYVLEAIVAFVVAIPLIKALTRVPGLSEILHIRYLREWQGSRK